From Poecile atricapillus isolate bPoeAtr1 chromosome 11, bPoeAtr1.hap1, whole genome shotgun sequence, one genomic window encodes:
- the IDH3A gene encoding isocitrate dehydrogenase [NAD] subunit alpha, mitochondrial codes for MAATAWMPTVSRLLGAFKTQKKVTRSFGNAVQTVTLIPGDGIGPEISAAVMKIFDAAKAPIQWEERNVTAIQGPGGKWMIPPEAKESMDKNKMGLKGPLKTPIAAGHPSMNLLLRKTFDLYANVRPCVSIEGYKTPYTDVNIVTIRENTEGEYSGIEHVIVDGVVQSIKLITEEASKRIAEFAFEYARNNQRSHVTAVHKANIMRMSDGLFLRKCREAAENCKDIKFNEMYLDTVCLNMVQDPSQFDVLVMPNLYGDILSDLCAGLIGGLGVTPSGNIGANGVAIFESVHGTAPDIAGKDMANPTALLLSAVMMLRHMGMHKHASKIESACFDTIKDGKVLTKDLGGNAKCSEFTEEICRRVRDKD; via the exons ATGGCCGCGACCGCGTGGATGCCCACG GTTTCTCGATTGCTAGGTGCtttcaaaacccaaaaaaaggtGACCAGAAGTTTTGGTAATGCT GTACAAACAGTAACTTTAATCCCAGGAGATGGCATAGGACCGgagatttctgctgctgtcatgAAGATCTTTGATGCTGCCAAA GCACCTATTCAGTGGGAAGAGAGGAATGTTACAGCTATCCAAGGACCAGGAGGGAAGTGGATGATACCCCCAGAAGCCAAAGAATCCAtggataaaaacaaaatgggatTAAAAG ggCCTCTGAAGACCCCAATTGCTGCAGGGCACCCATCGATGAATTTGCTGCTGCGTAAAACCTTTGACCTTTACGCCAACGTGCGTCCGTGCGTGTCCATCGAGGGCTACAAAACCCCCTACACAGACGTGAACATCGTCACCATCCGTGAGAACACCGAGGGCGAGTACAGTGGCATCGAGCATGTG ATTGTTGATGGGGTTGTGCAAAGCATCAAGCTGATCACAGAGGAAGCCAGCAAGCGCATTGCAGAGTTTGCTTTTGAATATGCCAGAAACAATCAGAGAAGCCACGTGACTGCTGTGCACAAGGCAAATATTAT GAGAATGTCTGATGGGCTTTTCTTGAGAAAATgcagggaggcagcagaaaACTGTAAAGATATTAAATTTAATGAAATGTATCTGGATACTGTATGTCTGAAT ATGGTTCAGGATCCATCTCAATTTGATGTGCTTGTTATGCCAAACTTGTACGGTGACATCCTCAG tgactTGTGTGCTGGACTCATCGGGGGTCTTGGAGTAACACCCAGTGGAAACATTGGTGCCAACGGCGTGGCCATTTTTGAATCG GTTCATGGAACAGCACCAGACATTGCAGGAAAAGACATGGCAAATCCAACTGCCCTCCTTCTGAGTGCTGTGATGATGCTGCGCCACATGGGAATGCACAAACATGCCTCAAAGATTGAGTCAGCTTGCTTCGATACAATTAAAGATGGAAAG gtCTTGACAAAAGACTTGGGAGGCAATGCTAAGTGTTCAGAATTCACAGAGGAGATCTGCCGCCGAGTACGGGACAAAGACTAa